The Dama dama isolate Ldn47 chromosome X, ASM3311817v1, whole genome shotgun sequence nucleotide sequence GATCTATCATAATCCAAATTTCAAAAGAGGCTATCCCCAACTTTTACTAAGACTAAAAAGAAGAGTTGGGATTAAAAATGTCTCTCCAATATCTTCATTAGTTCGAGATTACAAGAAGAAGCATGTTAAAGCACGGGGCAACATAGACGAttgtaactctaattttcttcctGAAACTAGCAGGGAGAGTGCATTTTCAGCCTCGACAAGTTTAAGTGTGCCTTTCATATGGAAGCCTTATACCAGGCAGACAGTCGCTAATAGAAGTGCCCTCGCTCCGTGTGATTTTCCTTCCCCATCATCAATATCAGTTAGACAAACAGAACAGATTGTGATAGATCAACCTGCTGTTTTAAATCAGTTGAGCATTTTAAATTGGCACTCACATAGCAGCTACACTCAAGCAAATGGCCTCATTGAGAACGTTACTACTACAATTACTTCTATTTCTCAGAACCACATCACATCTCCATTACAGAGCAGTTATTTTGGACTGATGGTGGAGCCTTCTAAATTTCCAGTTAGGTTCAGCAATATGTCAGCCTATGACAGTCCTTTTCCTAACCTGCAGCAGAGAGGCAACTCATGGTCCCCAGTGCCAAGGATCCGTGATACATCTGCTTCCTCTCTTTCAAAGTCAACTCATCAAAAATCTTCATTATATGAAAACTGTCCTAATTAAAACTGATCTATCAAATATGTGCCAGATAATGGAGCATAATGAAGATGAAAATTTACGGTAGGAGACCTCAACAAATTCCTACAAGTCTCATATTTGAACAATAAAGTTACATGTTCATcttcatagtttcattttctattttgaaacGAGTAAATGGGACCTTATTTCATTGTCTGGCTATATTAATGTGTTGTTTTATATACTCTTTAGTTCAAGGAAGCATTCTTTATGCATCCTAGGTAAATGACAGCTAATCAATTGTTTCTAagcaagaaaatgagaacaaaggGAAGAGAGGTAAAGAATGTAAAAGTGATTTCTGAAATCATCCCTGCTGAAGTGAATGGGTGTCTACACTATGATGGTATGGGAGAAGGAAgggatacaaataaaataaaaaaatgcaaatacacaGTACATACCTTAGAATATTCTGAGTTACATCATACTCTATGAGTTACTAGATAGAGTCTTAAGAGGTTAGACAGATTGTCCACATAGAAATTCATTTCATCTATGAAAATATAGATGTTGTAGCATATCCAAAATCATGATCACCATCATACCATCACTGGGATACCAAAGATAACATGACTTAGTCAATGATTGGCCCATGGTCAGCACAATATTGGCACTTTAAAAGATAGGTATTTTACCTTATAATACAAGGCATTATATAGGGTCATTTTTGCCCTGCTCTCCTTAAGGCATCCCTTTATTTCCTCCCACCAAGATTCCACCCTATATTTCCTAGTGCATATTTAGTTGTTGCTTATCTCTTCCCACAGAGACAGAATAAATTCCTTGTGGTGATTGTAGCACCTCAGTATGGTTAACAAATTCTTTGAAGACATGATatctgtttcctttgttgtttcaTTATCTTTCTGTTACACTGGGATTCTGGAGTTACAATCACACAAACTACTTTCAGTCAGGCTAAGCCCCACCTCACAACTTTGCCTCAACTCTTTCTTAGCGTTGGAAGGAACCTCTGTTTGCCCTCCTATCAAGGTAAGCACAGATAACAGGTCTTCGACGTGTTTTACCCTCTTTTCTTTATGTATCTTTCACATCAGctaaaatgtagagcctgaaaaggacaCATTTTAAGTACTTACTGAATTATTAATAAAGAAATGTAATAACCAATCAAATGCTATATACATTACTCAACAACATCCCATAAACTGCACTAGCATCACAATTGACCTTTCCTATTTACTGAACATTGTTTCcaagttgataaatatttattatatttacatgaaTGTCACATGTggtaattcaaattttaaaatgattgctACTCTCATGAAGTTTACAGTCTATATGAACCTCTTCTAAGCATGTTGCTTCAGGCCCCAGGTCCCTAAAATTCAGTAGTAGTTAATAgagatatgaatttttttttttaaaaaaggggaatCATTCAATTTAATCATCTAGAAAAGTCATGGAATAAGCAGGAATCAAAATAAATGGTAatccttaatatatttcacaatgaAATACTCTGAGCAGACTGTGCTTGTTGGACTATCCAGATTGTCATGAAGACTACCTAGAAATCTTGGCAATCTCAAATTTGTGGCCATTCCTTTAGACAGCGGTGGCAACATCAAGTCATGTCCCTGTTTTATTATGCTAATCCGCATAGGACAGCACAATGTTAAGTTCACCGTTCTCATTCTTGCAGCCAACAGTGAAATCTGTGGAATATTTGCATAGATAAGGGAGTTGTCCACACAGCACACTGTTTATCTTTTACTGAAAACTTTCATTAAATGTAGGTGAGAATACCATGCTTTAGAGAGGTAAGCATTTTACAGCAACTGTAAGAGCTATTGAAATTGGTGTCCTTAGTTATCACTTCAAGCACAAAGTCGAATGGCCTTGTTTTAG carries:
- the LOC133052475 gene encoding heat shock transcription factor, Y-linked-like codes for the protein MAHFSSEIQDVLPRDESTGSETTIRSPLCDYTHTEDSVLRSIIEEAAFQALFEEVVLKMPRYTFSVSETDELNDFLSLNFPQKLWKIVESDQFKSIWWDESGTSIVINEEVFKKEVLERKAPFRIFETRSVKSIVRQLNLYGFRKKQQTFQRSASLADFLEEENNVSVLSKLQIYHNPNFKRGYPQLLLRLKRRVGIKNVSPISSLVRDYKKKHVKARGNIDDCNSNFLPETSRESAFSASTSLSVPFIWKPYTRQTVANRSALAPCDFPSPSSISVRQTEQIVIDQPAVLNQLSILNWHSHSSYTQANGLIENVTTTITSISQNHITSPLQSSYFGLMVEPSKFPVRFSNMSAYDSPFPNLQQRGNSWSPVPRIRDTSASSLSKSTHQKSSLYENCPN